Within Pseudomonas alloputida, the genomic segment GAGTGGGTACGGCAAACGGTGCGGTCAGCTCCCGAAACGCTTCATAGGATGCCACGCTGGCATCCTGGGACAGGTCGCCCGTGCACAGCAGCAAGTCGACAAGCGGCTGCTCGCGCCGCACCTGGGCCAACACGTGGCGCAGGCTGTCTCGGGTCTTGAGGCCCAGCATGCTGCCAGCCGGGTCGGCGAACAGGTGGGCATCGGTCAGTTGCACCACATGCACGGGGCGGGATTGGTCTGGCGGCGACAACGGCCATCTCCTCGAATGGATTCAGCGGGAATTATGGCTGTGCGACGGTGACGAGCAAACACCCGCAACCGACTCACGTCACAATTCAGCGAACACTTGCCAGTTCGTGGCCGCAGGCCAGGCAGTGGCTGAGCCATTCACCCAGGAACAGGTTGAGCTGGGCCTTTTCGTCCGGCTGGTGCATGGCATCGTTCGGATACGGGTAGATGCTGCGCAGGCGCCGGGTGTGTTCGGCGCTGACCACTTCGGCCATGCGCGCATCGTGATACACCTGCACTTCCAGGTGTGGCACTGGCAACCACGGCAGGCTGTGTTCCTGGCGCACATGCAGGGTGGTGGTATACGGGCAGGCCAGCACCACGTCGAGCACCAGCACGCCAAGCATCTGGTCACCCTGGGTCATGCCGATGCGGCGCGAGCTCTGGGTGGTGCGCATGTCGGGCAACAAGCGCATCAGCCGGGCATAGTTGGCCTCGCAGGCTGCCTGCAGCCCGACCAGGTCAACTCGATAGCGCTCGCGCAGCAGGTTCACTTCCACATACCTCTTACTTCGTCACGGTTCAGCGCCAGCCATTGCAGGCCAATGATGGTGGCCGCATTGCAGATGCGCCCGTCGCGCACCGCCTGCAGGGCATCCTCGAACGCCCACACGCGTACGCGAATGTCTTCGCCCTCTTCCTCCAGGCCATGCAGCCCTCCCGCGCCCTCGCTGCTGCAACGGCCGAGGAACAGATGAACGTATTCGTCACTGCCGCCAGGCGACGGGAAGTAGCGGGTCATCGGCCACAGGGCGCTGAAGGTCAGGCCGGCTTCTTCTTCAGCCTCGCGATGGGCGACTTCCTCGGGCTGCTCGTCTTTGTCGATCAGCCCGGCAACCATCTCGATCAGCCAGGGGTTGGCGACCTTGTCCAGGGCGCCCACGCGGAACTGTTCGATCAGCACCACTTCATCGCGCGCTGGGTCGTACGGCAGCACGCATACCGCATCGTGGCGCACAAACAGTTCGCGACTGATCTCGCGCCCCATGCCCCCGGCAAATAGCTCGTGGCGCAGGCGTAACTTGTCGAGCTTGTAAAAGCCCTGGAAGCAATTGGCCCGCTCGATGATTTCGAAGCCCTTGGGCACAGCGTTCAACGCGTCTGACATGGAAATCCTCATTACCTCGAATACTGCTTCGCGCCATCCTACTCCGCACGCCTGTTGGTTTCACCCCTTTCCAGCAACCGCTGGCGCACTCGGGACAGCAGACCTTCACTCTGTTAGCTTAGTGGCGAACTGAAGGCCGCGCAGACGGTCAAAGGCCGACTTTTCCCTGTTCTGCAAGGATCATCATGACACTTGTCAAACTGACTTCCGTGGCCGTGCTGGCACTCGCTCTGGGCGCCTGCCAGAGCCTGTTCACGCCCAACTACCGGGCCCCGCTCGAGGTCAAGCGCGACGCCTGGGAGCATGTCAAACCCGGCTGCAGCGAGAGCGACTGCCCGCTGGTGAACATCGACATGATCCACTTCCCGGCCCTGCCCAAGCTCGACGGCATCGTCGAAAAACGCCTGCTGCAACTGACCGAAGACAATCAGCATGGCACCGCACCAGCCACCCTGCAGGCCTACGAACAGCAATATCTGGCCAGTGCCGACAAACGTAACAGCAGCTACTTGCAAGCCAAGGTACGCGAGCAGCATGACGGACTGGTGATCATCGAGTTGTCCAGCTACCTGGACAGCGGTGGCGCCCACGGCATGCCCGGGCGCGGCTTCATCAACTATTCACGCAAACTGGACAAGGTGCTGACCCTGCAGGACATGCTGGTGCCCGGCCAGGAAGACACCTTCTGGAAAACCGTCGAAGAATCGCACCGTGCCTGGCTGATGAGCGTGGGAATGGACAAGGATGCCGAGTTCGTCAAGACCTGGCCGTTCAAGAAATCGCCGCACGTCGCCCTGACGTACGGCGCGGTAGTGGTCAAGTATGAGGTCTATGCCATCGCGCCCTATTCCATGGGCCACGTGGAACTGAAGATCCCCTACCCGCGCCTGAATGGCGTACTCAAGCCTGAACTGTTTCCCGGCCGCGGCTGAGGCTTAGCAGCCCATGCAGCACGCCTGCCAGCAGCAATGCGGGCAGGGTGGCGCCCAGTTCGGGCGCCTTGGCGGCAATCAGGTGATAGGCCACCACTCCGGTAAACCAGGCCACCAACGCCTGCCAGTGCAAGCCATTGACCTGTGCTGGCAGACGGCGTCGACGGACCACGTAGTGGTCCATCAGCACCACGCCGAACAGCGGTGCGAACACCGAACCGATCAGCAACAGGAAGTTTTCGTACTGTGCCAGTGGCGCCAACAGGGCGATCAGGGTGCACAACACGCCGATGGCCAACGCCAGGTGCTCGACCTTCAGCGGTAGCAGCACACCGGTGGAAACCGCCGCCGAGTGGATGTCGGCGAAGGCCTTTTCCGACTCGTCCAGCAGAATAAGCAGCAGCGGAATCCCCATGCCGGCGCCCGCCAGGGCCAGCAGCAAGGCATTGACTTCGCCACTGGCGGCGAACGCCAGCGTGTACGCCACGCCCAGGCTCATCAGCCAGGTGTTGCCGATGAAGTAGCCCACTACCGTACCGCCGAACACATGCCTGCCATTGCGGGCAAAGCGCGAGTAGTCCGCGATCAGCGGCAGCCAGGACAGCGGCATGGCGATGACGATATCGAAGCCAACCGCCAGCGACATCGAACCATCCCCGGCACGGTTCCACAGCTCCGCCAGGTCGGCCTTGGCGAACAGGTTCCAGGTCAGCCACAGGCAAGCGCCCAGCAACAACCAGATGCCCCAGGCGCGCAGTACCTTGCGCACGAAGGCCAGTGGCCCGCTGACAGCCAGCAGGGTGGCCAGGGCACCGAAGCACAGCGTCCAGAGCATGGGGCTGTTCCAGGCACTTTCCTCACCGAACGCTCGCGCACCCAGCAAGCTGGCAGCATCGCGCATGACGATAATCTCGAAAGCGCCCCAACCCACCAGTTGCAGCAAGTTGAGCAGCGCCGGCAAGCGCGCGCCATGGCTGCCCAGGCTGAGTTTCAGGGTGCCCATGGCGGACAGGCCGGTGTCGCTGCCGATAACCCCCGCCGCACCCAGCAACAGCACACCGACACCGGTGCCCAGGGCGATGGCCAGCACGGCGCCAGCAAGGCCTAGGCCTGGCGCCAGCATGGCGCCGACCTGCAGCACCATCAGGCCGATGCCGAGGGAAAACCACAGTGAAAACAGGTCGCGAGCACCGAAAATGCGCTGCTGGATGGGGATTGGATGGTCGGGAGAGAACTGGCTGGGTGATGTCATGGTCATGTCCGCAGGAGTGATGTTAAGTGGCATACACCACCCTGTGGGAGCGGGCTTGCCCGCGAACACCGGCAAAGCCGGTGCCATGCACCGCAGTGCTTGCTTCGCGGGCAAGCCCGCTCCCACAGGGTAAGGTGCTGCGGTTTAGACTTTGTGGTACAGCTGGCTGCCTTCCTGGCGGAACCGCTCGGCCTGCTCACGCATGCCTTGCTCGACCGTCACATCCACGGCCTCGATCTTGGCAGCGTACTCACGCACTTCCTGGGTGATCTTCATCGAGCAGAACTTCGGCCCGCACATTGAGCAGAAGTGCGCGACCTTGGCCGATTCCTTCGGCAGGGTCTCGTCGTGGAAAGCACGGGCGGTGTCCGGGTCGAGGCCCAGGTTGAACTGGTCTTCCCAACGGAACTCGAAACGCGCCTTGGACAGGGCATTGTCGCGAATCTGTGCACCCGGGTGGCCCTTGGCAAGGTCGGCGGCATGCGCGGCGATCTTGTAGGTGATGATGCCGGTCTTGACGTCGTCCTTGTTCGGCAGGCCCAGGTGCTCCTTCGGCGTGACGTAGCAGAGCATGGCGCAACCGAACCAGCCGATCATTGCCGCACCAATGCCCGAGGTGATGTGGTCGTAACCCGGCGCGATGTCGGTGGTCAGTGGGCCGAGGGTGTAGAACGGCGCCTCGTCGCAGCACTCCAGCTGCTTGTCCATGTTCTCTTTGATCAATTGCATCGGCACGTGGCCGGGGCCTTCGATCATGCATTGCACGTCGTGCTTCCAGGCAATCTTGGTCAGCTCGCCGAGGGTTTCCAGCTCACCGAATTGCGCGGCGTCGTTGGCGTCGGCAATCGAGCCAGGGCGCAGGCCGTCGCCCAGCGAGAAGCTGACGTCGTAGGCCTTCATGATTTCGCAGATTTCGTCGAAGTGGGTGTACAGGAAGTTTTCCTTGTGGTGCGCCAGGCACCACTTGGCCATGATCGAGCCACCGCGGCTGACGATGCCGGTGACCCGCTTGGCGGTCAGGGGCACATAGCGCAGCAACACACCGGCGTGAATGGTGAAGTAGTCCACGCCCTGTTCGGCCTGCTCGATCAGGGTGTCGCGGAACAGTTCCCAGGTCAGGTCCTCTGCCACGCCGTTGACCTTTTCCAGGGCCTGGTAGATCGGCACGGTACCGATCGGCACCGGCGAGTTGCGAATGATCCACTCGCGGGTTTCGTGGATGTGCTTGCCGGTGGACAGGTCCATGACCGTGTCCGAGCCCCAGCGGATGCCCCAGGTCAGCTTGGCCACCTCTTCCTCGATCGAGGAACCCAGGGCGCTGTTGCCGATGTTGCCGTTGATCTTCACTAGGAAGTTGCGGCCGATGATCATCGGCTCTACTTCCGGGTGGTTGATGTTGGCCGGAATGATCGCGCGGCCACGGGCGATTTCCTGGCGGACGAATTCAGGGGTGATTTCTTTCGGGATGTTGGCACCGAAGCTGTGGCCGGCATGTTGCTCATTCAGCAGGCCGGCAGCGCGGGCCTCCTGTAGCTTCATGTTTTCGCGGATGGCCACGTATTCCATTTCGGCGGTGATGATGCCCTGACGGGCATAGTGCATCTGCGAGACGTTGGCGCCGGCCTTGGCCCGGCGCGGGTTGCGCACATGGGCAAAACGCAGCTTGGCCAGCTCTGCATCGTTCAGGCGCTGCTGACCGAAGTCGGAGCTCAGGCCTTCCAGGCGCTCGGTGTCACCGCGGGCTTCGATCCACGCCGAACGCACATCGGGCAGGCCTTTGCGCACGTCGATGATCACGTCGGGGTCGGTGTACGGGCCAGACGTGTCATACACCAGCACCGGGGCGTTGGACTCGCCGCCGAAATCGGTCGGGGTGTCATCCAGGCTGATTTCACGCATGGGGACACGGATGTCCGGGCGCGAGCCTTCGACATACACCTTGCGCGAACGCGGGAACGGTTGCACGGACTGCTGATCGACTTGTGCCGATTCGCTGAGGTTGATCGCTTTTTCTTGTTTGGTCATCACAGGCTCTCCTGACGGCTTCCTAGCAGTGGAATGTCGGGGTGAACCTGAAACGCGCGGACGCACCCTCTTTGGGTGCAGTGCCGGACATGGGGGTGCCTGAAGCTGTATGCAGCTGTGACAATCCCGGACCTGGCACAAGAGGCTCCCCGGGAAGGCGAGCAATCTTGTTCCCTACGCAGGCGCTAACCTGATCAGGTTCAACGGGATCCGCACCTCTGCGATCTCAGCCTTTGCTTCAAGGCACCCCGACAAGAACATGCGCAGTCTAGACTGGAGTGGTCAGCAAAGCCAAGCAGGTAAATGCGCGGATGATGAAAGGCACACCGAGCGATTGTTGCCGGGTGCGCATGGCACTACACTGGCCCATCGCTCGATACTCAACAGTTCAGTAATTAAATTTCGTACAAGGATTGCCTCTATGCTGCGCAAACTCTCACTGGCGATAGCCGTGTCTTGTGCGTCCAACGGAGTGGTCTGGGCAGCGGACGTGCCCTCGACAGTCAAAACCGATCTGGTCAGCGTCTACCAGGAAGCAGTGGACAACAACGCCGACCTGGCTGCAGCCCGCGCCGATTACGGGGCGCGCCGCGAAGTGGTGCCGCAGGCCCGCGCCGGGTTGCTGCCAAACCTGTCGGCCGGTGCCGAGATGATGAACACCCGCACCAAGCTGGACGAGCCATCCATCACGTCCAATCGCAGCGGCAACTCCTGGAGCGCGACCCTGGCTCAGCCGATCTTCCGCGCTGATCGCTGGTTCCAGTTGCAAGCCGCCGAAGCAGTCAACGAACAGGCAGCCCTGGAGCTGTCGGCGACCGAGCAAAACCTGATCCTGCAAACCGCGCAAAACTACTTCGCCGTCCTCCGCGCCCAGGACAACCTGGCCGCCACCAAGGCAGAAGAAGCCGCCTTCAAGCGCCAGCTGGATCAGTCCAACGAGCGTTTCGACGTGGGCCTTTCGGACAAGACCGACGTGCTGCAATCCCAAGCCAGTTATGACACTGCACGGGCCAACCGGATCATCGCCGAACGCCAGGTGCAGGATGCCTTCGAGGCCCTGGTGACCCTGACCAACCGTGAGTACACCTCTATCCAGGGCGTGGTACATAGCCTGCCGGTACAAGTGCCAACGCCCAACGATGCCAAAGCCTGGGTCGAAACCGCCGGGCGCCAGAACCTCAACCTGCTGGCCACCAACTACGCGGTTTCTGCCGCAGAAGAGACCCTGCGTCAGCGCAAGGCCGGGCATGCACCGACCCTGGACGCCGTGGCCAAGTACCAGAAGGGTGACAACGACAGCCTTGGCTTCACCAACCCATCGCAACTGGGGGTGCGCTACAGCGGCGACGTCGAGCAGACCAGCGTTGGCCTGCAACTGAACATACCGATCTACAGCGGCGGCCTGACCAGCTCGCAGGTACGCGAGGCTTACCAGCGCCTGAGCCAGAGCGAGCAGCAGCGTGAAAGCCTGCGCCGCCAGGTCGTGGAAAACACCCGCAACCTGCACCGCGCAGTGAACACCGATGTGGAACAGGTACAGGCGCGCAAACAGTCGATCATTTCCAACCAGAGCGCGCTGGAAGCCACCGAAATCGGCTACCAGGTCGGTACCCGCAACATCGTCGACGTGCTTGATGCCCAGCGCCAGCTGTACACCTCGGTGCGCGACTACAACAATAGCCGTTACGACTACATTCTCGACAACCTGAGCCTGAAGCAGGCAGCCGGCACCCTGAGCCCGCAAGACCTGCAGGACCTGAAGCGCTACCTGAAACCTGACTACAACCCGGACAAGGACTTCCTGCCGCCGGACCTGGCGGCAGCAGCGGCCAAGAACTTCGAGCGCAGGCCTTGAGATAGGGGCTGGACTCTTCGCGGGCTTGCCCGCTCCCACACGGTGCCAGGCCTGAAGGCATGATGCACCTGTGAGAGCTGGCTTGCTGGCGATAGGCCTTCAATATCACTCCAGCCCTGAACGACAACGCCTAGGCGGCTACGGCAATCGTCGAGTCGATGCGTTGAGCCGACATATCACCGATAAGCACAGGCCCCGCAGGTTCAGGGGCGAACGCAGCCATTGCGTCAACAAGATTCCCCAGGCTCGGTAGCGAGTGCTCGACAGCAAACAGCGATGACCCTGCTGAAAGGGCGGAAATTTCTGGCACGGCAACCGCTTCAGATGTGACCATTGCCGGCTGCGCAAAGATAAAGTCCTCCGCTGTCACCTGCGCAACTTCGAGCGCATCCAGGTACAGCATCTTCACTATACCTTCCTGCCCCGGCACTGCCTGGGTATCAACGGCTACACCGTGAATCTGCGCAAAGTCATTGAGTTTGAAGCGCTGGACCTTGCTGACGTGCAGATCCTCGAAGCGACTGATGCCTACCTGGGTCAGGTCAATCTTGTCGATACCGTGTCGGAACCCCCGAAGGGTGTTCTTGTAATCGCTCACACCTTCTTGTTTTGTCACCAGAAACACGCTGGGCGCAACCGTCGGCGGGGAATATATCGTGCCTGCCAAAGAAGCCACCAACTGCCCGGATGCGTCACTGGCAAGCGACACGCCACCTGCACCACCGGTAAGCAGAACATTCGCGCTGACAGGCGGGGTCGTCTGCTCTTCAGGGCTGCCCTCGAAATAACCTGGCGCAGCGGTGAAAGCGTCAAGGAAACGGAAGTTCGCTGACCGCAGTTCAGCAATCGTAGTGTCCGCAAGCGTCAGCTTCTGCCCACTGCCAAGGTCGAGCACAGTCGAATTGCCGTCCTGTTGCATCTGCAAGTCAGCAAACCCTGAACCACCAAAGCCGACCAGGTCGATCACCTCACGCGAAGTCTCGAACTGCTTGAGTACATCGTTACCGCCTGCACGCCTGTGGATGACAAAGCGGTCGGTACCCTCACCCCCCTTGAGGAGATTGTACCCACGGCCACCATCCAGTAATGCCCCGGCGGGCCCGGCGATCAAGGTATCGTCGCCATCACCACTGATAAGGTTTTGCACCGAACCAGGGGCTATGGTGAGCGCCGCACCGGCAATACTGGCGCTGCCGCTGGCCAGATCCACCGAGATACTGCGACTTACTGCAGCCGCATTCAACGTATTGCGCCCGCCAGCGGTTCCGCTGATGGCATCGTCAAGCTTCGCGCGCCCTGGGTTTTCTGCCACCAGGTTCGCGTAGTCGTCGGTAAAGTAATAGACATCATCGGTGGTGCCGGGGCTGCCGACGAGGCGCAGCGTCCAGCGATCAAGCGTTAGCGGTAAGCCAGCAACAGCATTACGCACCTCAAGCTTCCACTCCCCAGCCGAGCGCTCTGCGCGATGATGGGTCGACATGAACCCATATTTGAACGCCCCTGAACGCGAATCGCCCAGATCGTCATCACCAGAGCCCGGCGCCTTGCCTGTGCGATCGAGCAGTACGCTGCGCGTGCCGCCAGGCGACACCAGCGTGAGCGTCATGTCGCCAAGGCGGCCGACCATCGAGTGGACATCAACCTCCACATGCTCCACCAGCAAATCAGCCGGCAGGGTCAAAGACAAAGTCGCAACCTGCCCCGCCGCAACCTGTTGAGCCACTGGTTCACTGCTGGCTGTCAGCAGCCGTTCATTGGCCTTGGTCGCCCGGCTCCCCCAGGACTCGGCAAGGCGCACTGCGGCACGGGCGTCGATCATGCCAAAGCCATAGTCGTGGCTGGCGTGCATGCCACCGCCATTCCAATTGCGCCCTGCGTTGTAAGCCCATTGGGTTGATGCGTCATCCACTTTGCGCGCAGACAGTGCGAGGATCTGCTGAACATCCCGGTAACCCAACCCCGGGTTGGCTTGCAACATCAACGCCACCACGCCTGAGACGATCGGCGCGGCGAAGCTGGTGCCCTGAGTCGTGCTGTAGGCGCTGCCGACCGACGCACCGCGCTCCGCTTCAAGGCTGACGCCACTGGATAAAACATGGCTCCCCGGTGCAGCGACCAGCAAGCTGGAGCCTGGATTGGAAAAGGGTGCCGTG encodes:
- the thiC gene encoding phosphomethylpyrimidine synthase ThiC, whose protein sequence is MTKQEKAINLSESAQVDQQSVQPFPRSRKVYVEGSRPDIRVPMREISLDDTPTDFGGESNAPVLVYDTSGPYTDPDVIIDVRKGLPDVRSAWIEARGDTERLEGLSSDFGQQRLNDAELAKLRFAHVRNPRRAKAGANVSQMHYARQGIITAEMEYVAIRENMKLQEARAAGLLNEQHAGHSFGANIPKEITPEFVRQEIARGRAIIPANINHPEVEPMIIGRNFLVKINGNIGNSALGSSIEEEVAKLTWGIRWGSDTVMDLSTGKHIHETREWIIRNSPVPIGTVPIYQALEKVNGVAEDLTWELFRDTLIEQAEQGVDYFTIHAGVLLRYVPLTAKRVTGIVSRGGSIMAKWCLAHHKENFLYTHFDEICEIMKAYDVSFSLGDGLRPGSIADANDAAQFGELETLGELTKIAWKHDVQCMIEGPGHVPMQLIKENMDKQLECCDEAPFYTLGPLTTDIAPGYDHITSGIGAAMIGWFGCAMLCYVTPKEHLGLPNKDDVKTGIITYKIAAHAADLAKGHPGAQIRDNALSKARFEFRWEDQFNLGLDPDTARAFHDETLPKESAKVAHFCSMCGPKFCSMKITQEVREYAAKIEAVDVTVEQGMREQAERFRQEGSQLYHKV
- a CDS encoding RsiV family protein, which produces MTLVKLTSVAVLALALGACQSLFTPNYRAPLEVKRDAWEHVKPGCSESDCPLVNIDMIHFPALPKLDGIVEKRLLQLTEDNQHGTAPATLQAYEQQYLASADKRNSSYLQAKVREQHDGLVIIELSSYLDSGGAHGMPGRGFINYSRKLDKVLTLQDMLVPGQEDTFWKTVEESHRAWLMSVGMDKDAEFVKTWPFKKSPHVALTYGAVVVKYEVYAIAPYSMGHVELKIPYPRLNGVLKPELFPGRG
- a CDS encoding NUDIX domain-containing protein, whose translation is MSDALNAVPKGFEIIERANCFQGFYKLDKLRLRHELFAGGMGREISRELFVRHDAVCVLPYDPARDEVVLIEQFRVGALDKVANPWLIEMVAGLIDKDEQPEEVAHREAEEEAGLTFSALWPMTRYFPSPGGSDEYVHLFLGRCSSEGAGGLHGLEEEGEDIRVRVWAFEDALQAVRDGRICNAATIIGLQWLALNRDEVRGMWK
- a CDS encoding TolC family outer membrane protein, which codes for MLRKLSLAIAVSCASNGVVWAADVPSTVKTDLVSVYQEAVDNNADLAAARADYGARREVVPQARAGLLPNLSAGAEMMNTRTKLDEPSITSNRSGNSWSATLAQPIFRADRWFQLQAAEAVNEQAALELSATEQNLILQTAQNYFAVLRAQDNLAATKAEEAAFKRQLDQSNERFDVGLSDKTDVLQSQASYDTARANRIIAERQVQDAFEALVTLTNREYTSIQGVVHSLPVQVPTPNDAKAWVETAGRQNLNLLATNYAVSAAEETLRQRKAGHAPTLDAVAKYQKGDNDSLGFTNPSQLGVRYSGDVEQTSVGLQLNIPIYSGGLTSSQVREAYQRLSQSEQQRESLRRQVVENTRNLHRAVNTDVEQVQARKQSIISNQSALEATEIGYQVGTRNIVDVLDAQRQLYTSVRDYNNSRYDYILDNLSLKQAAGTLSPQDLQDLKRYLKPDYNPDKDFLPPDLAAAAAKNFERRP
- the cytX gene encoding putative hydroxymethylpyrimidine transporter CytX, with the translated sequence MTSPSQFSPDHPIPIQQRIFGARDLFSLWFSLGIGLMVLQVGAMLAPGLGLAGAVLAIALGTGVGVLLLGAAGVIGSDTGLSAMGTLKLSLGSHGARLPALLNLLQLVGWGAFEIIVMRDAASLLGARAFGEESAWNSPMLWTLCFGALATLLAVSGPLAFVRKVLRAWGIWLLLGACLWLTWNLFAKADLAELWNRAGDGSMSLAVGFDIVIAMPLSWLPLIADYSRFARNGRHVFGGTVVGYFIGNTWLMSLGVAYTLAFAASGEVNALLLALAGAGMGIPLLLILLDESEKAFADIHSAAVSTGVLLPLKVEHLALAIGVLCTLIALLAPLAQYENFLLLIGSVFAPLFGVVLMDHYVVRRRRLPAQVNGLHWQALVAWFTGVVAYHLIAAKAPELGATLPALLLAGVLHGLLSLSRGRETVQA
- a CDS encoding DUF1249 domain-containing protein, encoding MEVNLLRERYRVDLVGLQAACEANYARLMRLLPDMRTTQSSRRIGMTQGDQMLGVLVLDVVLACPYTTTLHVRQEHSLPWLPVPHLEVQVYHDARMAEVVSAEHTRRLRSIYPYPNDAMHQPDEKAQLNLFLGEWLSHCLACGHELASVR